One Setaria viridis chromosome 3, Setaria_viridis_v4.0, whole genome shotgun sequence DNA window includes the following coding sequences:
- the LOC117847831 gene encoding uncharacterized protein, which translates to MLFRRILGLSATVSGRLRRGLSTAASHPPWAMIYRTELVKSPAPGTSIQLGAPAPPPPPPPPPPPPRASTLFVPDHLVDLRPCPDPDSDIVAFQGGMVSATSGDGLLLLDFTDARGTAPIVDTPGGRCRKLIGLDLDPDVTRFVCNPLSGQLLRLPDIDGTKKTASSNNFGILTRSAHGHGPPDRYVVAELRDDRDAEEGSFVMRRFFPETGVWEKLVGLPSPLPLPRRMDIYHEVLAFAGRLWWVDLSWGAVSADPFSDRPELSFVELPSASVLPVPSTIAEYDAAREVQGVYRRLGVSEGRLRYVELSQKMPFLLSSFVLDEDGRSWTLEHQMALGVLWEKIDPPPEEHYPRIGVVDPLNSSLMYVTIGNLALAVDMGRVLVRGSLIDEPGAVASTLFLKPCVLPPWLRSSRIPSAGTLSSNKDNTRSKTLSDILVRADRDKKN; encoded by the exons ATGCTATTCCGGCGCATCCTTGGCCTCTCCGCCACCGTCTCCGGCCGCCTTCGCCGCGGCCTCTCCACGGCCGCATCGCACCCTCCGTGGGCGATGATTTACCGCACCGAGCTGGTCAAATCTCCGGCTCCGGGCACGTCGATCCAGCTTggcgcccccgcccccccccccccccccccccccccccccccccccccccgcgcctcCACCCTCTTCGTCCCCGACCACCTCGTCGATCTACGGCCCTGCCCCGACCCCGACAGCGACATCGTAGCCTTCCAAGGCGGCATGGTCTCTGCCACGAGCGgcgacggcctcctcctcctcgatttCACGGATGCCCGCGGCACGGCTCCCATCGTCGACACGCCCGGCGGCCGGTGCCGCAAGTTGATCGGACTCGACTTGGACCCCGACGTGACGCGCTTCGTCTGCAACCCGCTCAGCGGCCAGCTGCTCCGCCTCCCGGACATCGACGGCACGAAGAAGACCGCGTCCAGCAACAACTTCGGCATCCTCACCCGGTCCGCACACGGGCACGGGCCGCCTGACAGGTACGTCGTTGCCGAGCTCAGAGACGACCGCGACGCGGAGGAGGGGAGCTTCGTCATGCGGCGTTTTTTCCCCGAAACTGGGGTGTGGGAGAAGCTGGTGGGCTTGCCGTCCCCGCTTCCGCTCCCGCGGCGGATGGACATATACCACGAGGTGCTTGCCTTCGCCGGACGGCTGTGGTGGGTTGATCTGAGCTGGGGTGCCGTCTCCGCCGACCCGTTCAGCGACCGACCTGAGCTCAGCTTTGTCGAGCTTCCGAGTGCCAGCGTGCTGCCAGTGCCCAGCACCATTGCAGAGTATGATGCGGCACGAGAGGTGCAGGGAGTGTACCGGCGCTTGGGGGTCAGCGAGGGGAGGCTGCGCTATGTGGAGCTGTCCCAGAAGATGCCTTTCCTGCTCAGCTCATTTGTCCTTGATGAAGATGGCAGGAGCTGGACGCTGGAGCACCAAATGGCACTTGGCGTACTCTGGGAGAAAATAGACCCACCGCCTGAGGAGCACTACCCACGGATTGGCGTTGTTGACCCATTGAACTCAAGCTTGATGTATGTCACAATCGGCAACCTTGCTTTGGCTGTTGACATGGGCAGGGTGTTGGTCCGTGGGTCTTTAATAGATGAACCGGGAGCAGTTGCCAGCACCTTGTTCCTTAAACCATGTGTGCTCCCACCGTGGCTTAGATCGAGCAGGATCCCTTCTGCAG GAACTCTTTCGAGCAACAAGGACAATACAAGAAGCAAGACTTTGTCAGACATACTGGTTCGTGCAGACAGAGACAAGAAGAATTGA
- the LOC117847957 gene encoding uncharacterized protein produces the protein MPLRRLLGLSAAASGRLRRGFSAASWRPPWAMVQHAAALNMPAPGPRASLRLAEPPCASRLVVPAHLVRPPRDLDPPGDTIYAAFAGIVSAASGDGLLLLTFYDFPATAPVVPGVVMPGGIRGRMLTEVAEEPEVTRFVCNPFNGQLVRLPDIDGTTKTLWYSDIGILTQSELPDQPPDKYAVAVLSNGQDRSFVLRRFLSQTGKWDKMVGLPSPLQLARPMDMYIAQEVVAFAGRLWWVDVARGALSVDPFSDRPELRFVELPKGSVTEHADCKKRRDLCRYRRMGVSEGRMRYAEVSQEEPFLLSSFALDDDGSCWTLEHRVALRRLWPHEDLCKNKPQIAVVDPLNASVMHLTVGKQCLSLDMGTWNSLGCTLIGEDDHRRAEFELLKPCVLPQWLQSSQIPSAGTLSRNKDNVKSKSLSDILVRVDRVKKN, from the exons ATGCCGCTCCGGCGCCTCCTTggcctctccgccgccgcctccggccgcctccgccgcggatTCTCCGCTGCCTCCTGGCGCCCTCCGTGGGCCATGGTCCAGCATGCCGCGGCGCTGAACATGCCGGCGCCGGGTCCGCGCGCGTCGCTCCGGCTCGCCGAGCCCCCGTGCGCCTCCCGCCTTGTCGTCCCCGCCCACCTCGTCCGCCCGCCGCGCGACCTCGACCCCCCAGGTGACACCATATACGCGGCCTTCGCCGGTATCGTCAGTGCCGCGAGCGgcgacggcctcctcctcctcaccttcTATGATTTCCCCGCCACGGCCCCCGTCGTCCCCGGAGTCGTCATGCCCGGCGGCATCCGGGGACGGATGCTGACTGAAGTCGCCGAGGAACCCGAAGTCACGCGCTTCGTCTGCAACCCCTTCAATGGCCAGCTGGTCCGCCTTCCGGACATCGACGGCACGACGAAGACATTGTGGTACTCGGACATTGGCATCCTGACCCAATCCGAGCTCCCGGATCAGCCACCTGACAAGTACGCCGTCGCTGTGCTCAGCAATGGCCAGGACCGGAGCTTCGTCCTGCGACGGTTTCTCTCGCAAACAGGAAAATGGGACAAGATGGTGGGTTTGCCGTCCCCACTCCAGCTCGCGCGCCCGATGGACATGTACATAGCCCAAGAGGTGGTGGCCTTCGCCGGCCGGCTGTGGTGGGTCGACGTGGCCCGCGGCGCACTCTCCGTCGACCCGTTCAGCGACCGGCCGGAGCTCCGTTTTGTCGAGCTGCCCAAAGGCAGCGTCACAGAGCACGCGGACTGTAAGAAGCGACGGGACTTGTGCAGGTACCGGCGCATGGGCGTCAGCGAAGGGAGGATGCGCTATGCAGAGGTGTCACAGGAAGAGCCTTTCCTGCTCAGCTCGTTTGCTCTTGACGACGACGGCAGCTGCTGGACGCTGGAGCACCGGGTGGCACTACGCCGACTATGGCCGCATGAAGACCTGTGTAAGAACAAGCCGCAGATTGCTGTTGTTGACCCACTGAACGCAAGCGTCATGCATCTAACAGTTGGCAAGCAGTGTCTCTCCTTGGACATGGGCACGTGGAATTCGCTTGGGTGCACGCTGATAGGTGAAGATGATCACCGCCGAGCGGAGTTTGAGCTCCTTAAACCGTGTGTGCTCCCACAGTGGCTTCAATCAAGCCAGATCCCCTCTGCAG GAACGCTTTCGAGGAACAAGGACAATGTTAAAAGCAAGAGTTTATCGGACATTTTAGTTCGTGTAGACAGGGTCAAGAAGAATTGA
- the LOC117850676 gene encoding uncharacterized protein has product MMHPLARLAESTAPRASLRFAEPPCLSHLIIPAHLADPPSRDPRGEDVTIIYGGVLKTSSGDGLLLLAFMDISGTAPIVATHGGTQERKLTGVDLDVDMRRFVCNPLSGQMFRLPDIDGTKKTARFSEMGILTQSERPDRPPDRYAVAVLSEDRDGQEGRFVMRRFLSQTGEWEKLVGLPSPLPLARRMNIDREVLALAGRLWWVDVSWGVVSSDPFSDQPDLRFIELPTGSVTEPVEGWEDQRVQSRYRHMGVSEGRLRYAEVSREKPFMLSSFALDDDDSGWTLEHRVALSRVFPHGDHLSGEDTPQIGAVDPLNASVMHLTVAKQAFSVDMDRGKMLACSVRGEGTGLPCVLPPWLGSSRIPSAGTFSSTNTDAKSKTLSDVLVRVDRDKKN; this is encoded by the exons ATGATGCATCCGCTCGCGAGGCTGGCAGAATCGACGGCGCCGCGCGCGTCGCTCCGGTTCGCCGAGCCCCCGTGCCTCTCCCACCTCATCATCCCCGCCCACCTCGCCGACCCGCCCAGCCGCGACCCCCGCGGCGAAGACGTAACCATAATCTACGGCGGCGTCCTCAAAACCTCGAGCGgcgacggcctcctcctcctcgccttcaTGGATATAAGCGGCACCGCCCCCATCGTCGCCACGCACGGCGGCACTCAGGAGCGCAAGCTGACTGGCGTCGACCTGGACGTCGACATGAGGCGATTCGTCTGCAACCCCCTCAGTGGCCAGATGTTCCGCCTCCCGGATATCGACGGCACGAAGAAGACGGCGAGGTTCTCGGAGATGGGCATCCTCACCCAATCTGAACGCCCGGACCGGCCGCCTGACAGGTACGCTGTCGCCGTGCTCAGCGAGGACCGCGACGGGCAGGAGGGGAGGTTCGTCATGCGGCGGTTTCTCTCGCAAACGGGGGAGTGGGAGAAGCTGGTGGGATTGCCGTCCCCGCTCCCGCTCGCGCGGCGGATGAATATAGACCGCGAGGTGCTGGCCTTGGCCGGCCGGCTCTGGTGGGTCGATGTGAGCTGGGGCGTCGTCTCCTCCGACCCGTTCAGCGACCAACCGGACCTCCGCTTCATCGAGCTGCCGACGGGCAGCGTGACAGAGCCCGTGGAGGGTTGGGAGGACCAGCGGGTACAGAGCAGGTACCGCCACATGGGGGTCAGCGAGGGGAGGCTGCGCTACGCCGAGGTGTCCCGGGAGAAGCCTTTCATGCTCAGTTCCTTTGcccttgatgatgatgacagcGGCTGGACGCTGGAGCACCGGGTGGCGCTTAGCCGAGTCTTCCCGCATGGAGATCACTTGTCAGGGGAGGACACGCCACAGATCGGCGCTGTTGACCCACTGAACGCAAGCGTCATGCATCTCACAGTCGCCAAACAGGCGTTCTCGGTAGACATGGACAGGGGTAAGATGCTTGCGTGTTCGGTGAGAGGTGAAGGTACAGGCCTACCATGTGTGCTCCCCCCATGGCTTGGATCAAGCCGGATCCCTTCTGCAG GAACTTTTTCAAGCACCAATACTGATGCCAAAAGCAAGACTTTATCAGACGTATTGGTCCGTGTAGACAGAGACAAGAAGAATTGA
- the LOC117850677 gene encoding selT-like protein, which yields MDRAQLLLVGLPALLFFSDLTHIFAPPPPHLRHPPHHHHHPHPPHHHPHPPHHPHPHPPHHHPHPPHHHHHPDPAAAAIQEPRVDGAGFGATVELQFCASCSYRGTAMTMKRMLETSFPGIHVILHNYPPPFPKRVLSKAIPIVQVGAVATIMAGDQIFPRLGMVPPPWYYSLRANRFGTMATIWLFGNFAQSFLQSSGAFEVYCNGELVFSKLTEQRFPSEFELRDLIGSRLPESPFGRNLGKTFT from the exons atGGACCGCGCgcagctcctcctcgtcggcctcCCGGCCCTGCTCTTCTTCTCGGACCTCACCCACATCttcgcaccgccgcctccccacctccgccacccccctcaccaccaccatcacccccatccgccccaccaccacccgcaCCCTCCGCACCATCCCCATCCCCacccgccgcaccaccacccacaCCCGCcgcaccaccatcaccaccccGACCCCGCCGCGGCAGCCATACAG GAGCCACGCGTCGATGGGGCTGGATTCGGCGCTACAGTCGAGCTGCAGTTCTGCGCCTCCTGCTCCTACAG AGGAACTGCAATGACCATGAAGCGCATGCTGGAAACCTCATTTCCTGGCATCCATGTTATCTTGCATAATTATCCTCCACCCTTCCCCAAGCGTGTACTTAGCAAAGCTATCCCAATTGTTCAAGTTGGAGCCGTTGCAACAATAATGGCTGGTGACCAGATTTTCCCCAGACTTGGAATGGTTCCACCTCCATGGTACTACTCGCTACGTGCCAATAGATTTGGAACTATGGCGACAATATGGCTATTTGGCAATTTTGCTCAGTCCTTCCTACAAAGCTCCGGCGCCTTTGAAGTTTACTGCAATGGAGAGCTG GTATTCTCAAAATTGACTGAGCAGAGGTTCCCAAGTGAGTTTGAGCTGCGTGATCTCATCGGCAGCAGATTGCCCGAGTCGCCATTTGGGAGGAATCTGGGGAAAACATTTACTTGA
- the LOC117850086 gene encoding uncharacterized protein isoform X1: protein MKEKAVQALVDAKLLQPKEILERRPAFPYAWQFEEHRGETVMLAHFVERGLAVPTSNFFRGILEYYKLQLVHLNPNGVLHVSIFVHLCEVYLGIPPSLELFRKLFRCKPQPSVHRTEVFGGAGFQLRNSGAYIEYTLTDSYGEWKKRWFYIGNHDPRLPVVTGHAPKHAENWVSEPKDTPELDHMMQQITELKALGLTGINVAASFLKRRVQSLQKRAHSGSEYTGLNDPSRMSNEDISDDDVEALLAKFFRNYQGVPVIPAALRQYDAWYELEVSRVLAGYLAQSEEESEAVADESEDEPSPPVKKRRVVRKMSAAKSASTPEKSRGTKAVETALSDDEAASEEVAVTDPEVDNVSVAMVPERVPSTEGGVAPELPATTPPAAAQTVTDQAMLGLPAEVAGIPKEVSPVVATGALLSSMIARGLDEKTTPTAVPATPGIGRLSPKRNVCDVRHAQPEMQRKLSL from the exons ATGAAGGAGAAAGCCGTGCAGGCACTAGTCGATGCGAAGCTtcttcagccgaaggaaattCTGGAgcggcgccccgcatttccatacgcgtggcaatttgaggaacatcgaggtgagacagtgatgctcgcgcactttgtggagagggggttggccgtgcccacctccaacttcttcagaggtattctcgagtattataaacttcaacttgtgcatttgaaccccaatggtgtactgcatgtgtcgattttcgtacacctctgcgaagtgtatttgggaattcctccaagtctcgagttgtttaggaagctgttccgctgtaagccgcagcctagtgtccataggacagaagtctttggaggcgccgggtttcaactcaggaactcgggtgcgtatattgagtatacgTTAACTGACTCCTATGGGGAGTGGAAaaagaggtggttctacatcgggaatcATGATCCTCGtctgcctgtggtgactggtcacgcgcccaagcatgcagaaaactgggtgagcgaacccaaAGACACCCCCGAGCTTGATCACATGATGCAGcaaatcaccgagttgaaggcactcggtcttactgggatcaatgtggctgccagctttctgaagagaagagtccagtcgcttcagaaacgtgctcactcgggaagtgagtatacaggtcttaatgatccatcgcgtatgtccaatgaggatatatccgatgatgatgtggaggcgctgctggccaagttcttcaggaactatcagggagtaccagtaattcCTGCGGCTCtgcgtcagtatgacgcctggtatgagctagaagtg TCTCgggttcttgccggctacttggcgcaatcggaagaagagtcagaagctgttgctgatgagtcagaggacgaaccctctcctcctgtcaagaaacgcagagtagtccgcaagatgtctgcggctaagtctgcttcaacccctgaaaagtctcggggtaccaag GCTGTTGAAACGGCGCTtagtgatgatgaggctgcttctgaagaagtgGCCGTGACCGACCCGGAAGTCGATAATGTATCTGTTGCTATGGTGCCAGAGAGGGTGCCATCGACAGAGggtggagtagcccctgagctacCCGCCACgactccgccggccgccgcgcaaACCGTTACTGACCAGGCGATGCTGGGGTTGCCCGCCGAAGTAGCAGGTATTCCAAAGGAAGTGTCACCAGTAGTCGCTACTGGCGCCTTGTTGTCCAGCATGATTGCTAGAG GTCTTGACGAGAAGACAACGCCGACAGCTGTCCCTGCGACGCCCGGTATCGGCCGCCTATCGCCAaaaagaaacgtgtgcgatgtccgccacgctcaacccg agatgcagaggaaactatccctgtag
- the LOC117850086 gene encoding uncharacterized protein isoform X2, protein MKEKAVQALVDAKLLQPKEILERRPAFPYAWQFEEHRGETVMLAHFVERGLAVPTSNFFRGILEYYKLQLVHLNPNGVLHVSIFVHLCEVYLGIPPSLELFRKLFRCKPQPSVHRTEVFGGAGFQLRNSGAYIEYTLTDSYGEWKKRWFYIGNHDPRLPVVTGHAPKHAENWVSEPKDTPELDHMMQQITELKALGLTGINVAASFLKRRVQSLQKRAHSGSEYTGLNDPSRMSNEDISDDDVEALLAKFFRNYQGVPVIPAALRQYDAWYELEVSRVLAGYLAQSEEESEAVADESEDEPSPPVKKRRVVRKMSAAKSASTPEKSRGTKAVETALSDDEAASEEVAVTDPEVDNVSVAMVPERVPSTEGGVAPELPATTPPAAAQTVTDQAMLGLPAEVAGLDEKTTPTAVPATPGIGRLSPKRNVCDVRHAQPEMQRKLSL, encoded by the exons ATGAAGGAGAAAGCCGTGCAGGCACTAGTCGATGCGAAGCTtcttcagccgaaggaaattCTGGAgcggcgccccgcatttccatacgcgtggcaatttgaggaacatcgaggtgagacagtgatgctcgcgcactttgtggagagggggttggccgtgcccacctccaacttcttcagaggtattctcgagtattataaacttcaacttgtgcatttgaaccccaatggtgtactgcatgtgtcgattttcgtacacctctgcgaagtgtatttgggaattcctccaagtctcgagttgtttaggaagctgttccgctgtaagccgcagcctagtgtccataggacagaagtctttggaggcgccgggtttcaactcaggaactcgggtgcgtatattgagtatacgTTAACTGACTCCTATGGGGAGTGGAAaaagaggtggttctacatcgggaatcATGATCCTCGtctgcctgtggtgactggtcacgcgcccaagcatgcagaaaactgggtgagcgaacccaaAGACACCCCCGAGCTTGATCACATGATGCAGcaaatcaccgagttgaaggcactcggtcttactgggatcaatgtggctgccagctttctgaagagaagagtccagtcgcttcagaaacgtgctcactcgggaagtgagtatacaggtcttaatgatccatcgcgtatgtccaatgaggatatatccgatgatgatgtggaggcgctgctggccaagttcttcaggaactatcagggagtaccagtaattcCTGCGGCTCtgcgtcagtatgacgcctggtatgagctagaagtg TCTCgggttcttgccggctacttggcgcaatcggaagaagagtcagaagctgttgctgatgagtcagaggacgaaccctctcctcctgtcaagaaacgcagagtagtccgcaagatgtctgcggctaagtctgcttcaacccctgaaaagtctcggggtaccaag GCTGTTGAAACGGCGCTtagtgatgatgaggctgcttctgaagaagtgGCCGTGACCGACCCGGAAGTCGATAATGTATCTGTTGCTATGGTGCCAGAGAGGGTGCCATCGACAGAGggtggagtagcccctgagctacCCGCCACgactccgccggccgccgcgcaaACCGTTACTGACCAGGCGATGCTGGGGTTGCCCGCCGAAGTAGCAG GTCTTGACGAGAAGACAACGCCGACAGCTGTCCCTGCGACGCCCGGTATCGGCCGCCTATCGCCAaaaagaaacgtgtgcgatgtccgccacgctcaacccg agatgcagaggaaactatccctgtag